The following coding sequences are from one Helicoverpa zea isolate HzStark_Cry1AcR chromosome 4, ilHelZeax1.1, whole genome shotgun sequence window:
- the LOC124629749 gene encoding uncharacterized protein LOC124629749, which translates to MHWKRDVQLLLLFAHLSGVILVAGMSEVWVELRAPRFVVHHHSAVLRCDHNVDPESLYKVVFFKNGQRIMKFVRGRDPPFELYNITGTEINLIKLSPTSITLERLDFSASGPYACEIALETPLYSKVSKIHELNVIVRQKYRPKIKIKHKKLSSNDHLEATCQSAPAHPAPHLTWFINNNKVDESLTIPYGTMKVHRHHHGIPLSMTNTSLHFPLTNLQLFPNQTVEITCLSTIPSYASMAEGFADVQNSTVTVNVVRIEPAPTQLPVKIVSSQLNISARCHVESTLVVLVIFVCHIYS; encoded by the exons TGGCTGGCATGTCCGAGGTATGGGTGGAGCTGCGCGCGCCACGGTTCGTGGTGCACCACCACAGCGCGGTGCTACGTTGCGACCATAATGTCGACCCGGAATCTCTTTACAAG GTGGTGTTCTTCAAAAACGGTCAACGTATCATGAAGTTCGTTAGAGGGAGGGATCCCCCTTTCGAGCTTTATAACATCACCGGCACTGAGATTAAT CTAATAAAGTTGTCTCCGACATCTATAACCCTGGAGCGACTGGACTTCTCAGCGTCGGGACCCTACGCCTGTGAGATCGCGCTAGAAACACCTTTGTACTCTAAAGTATCGAAAATACATGAATTGAATGTCATTG ttCGTCAGAAATACCGTccaaagattaaaataaagCACAAAAAGCTGTCTTCAAATGATCACCTGGAAGCGACGTGTCAGAGTGCGCCTGCGCACCCAGCGCCCCACCTCACCTGgtttattaataataacaag GTAGACGAAAGTCTAACAATACCGTACGGGACGATGAAGGTTCACCGTCACCACCACGGGATCCCGCTCTCCATGACCAACACATCCCTGCACTTCCCGCTGACGAACCTTCAATTGTTCCCCAACCAGACGGTGGAGATCACCTGTCTTAGCACCATACCTAGTTACGCGAGCATGGCCGAGGGGTTCGCTGATGTCCAGAACAGTACGGTCACAG TCAACGTGGTTCGCATCGAACCGGCGCCAACTCAGCTGCCAGTCAAAATCGTTAGTTCGCAACTGAATATATCAGCTCGGTGTCATGTAGAAAGTACACTGGTTGTTTTAGTCATATTTGTGTGCCATATTTACTCCTAA